agagggctggggggcagcaggcagccatgGCTTGGACTGCAGCTCCGGCTTCATGTCCTGGCAGCTGTAGGCTGTGGAAGGCCACATCTCCCCTCAGAGCTGTGTGGGCTTCAATCGAGGCGGGAGCCTTGAGGGAGGGGGGGTACATGGGGGCCTGTGAGCCTGAGCAgcctgcctggagctgctggtggcCCTGTCCGTCCATCCTTCCAACCCCACGTGCACTGCCCATCATCCTACACACACTGCCCACAGCATGCAGTTGAGAAGAGTCCTAAAGTGGAGGATGAGGGCAGCTCTGGGAGACAGGGCAGCACTGGGGAGCCCTGAGGATGAAGCTTCTGCCTGCACATCTGTCCATCCACCCATCCGTCTGTCCATCCATCTATCTGACCAGTCCCCCTCTCCCCCGCAGCAACCCTGCTGGTGGTCTGTgggacacagtgctgctgcaacaGCTGGTGGAGACCAGAGAGACGGTGGGTGCTGGGCTCCAGGAGGTGCTCCTCGTGCTGGCAATGCTCCCCCACGCCTGCAGGTGCTTTCAGGCTGACACACTGGCCAACACCAAGAGCCTCATCTTCCACAGGCTGTGACACACCACACCTCGTGGTGAGGGGGCACAGCATGTCAGGCCGTGCAGGAAAGGAGCAGTGTCACACGTgcagtgctgcacccacagcgCCTGGGTGATGGCTTGGAGTCCATCAGAACCAGGTGATGCTGTGGGCTtcagtgctgtgggatgggtATCACGGGGTGGGGAGGTCTGGGCAGACTCCTCTGCAACCCCACCTGGCTCTTTATTGCTGCTGTCTGGGCTGGGGGTACATGGGGTGGCAGTTacagggatggagctgcagaaCGGTGATCGTCGCTCAGTAAAAGCTGTGGGTTCACACGGGTCCCCCTGGGCTCTGCAGCCCGTGTCCACACGGCCCGGCCCTAATCCTGGAAGCGGTTGAGGAGGTCGCAGGTTTTCTTCTCCATCAGCTCGTAGATTTTCTTCACCCTCTTGTCGTTGGCAGCCCGCACGTAGCTGCCGGGATCCAGCGTGGCCATGCCGTCGTGCACGGCGCCCATGATGATGAGCGGCCCGTCCTCGGCCGTCATGTTGGGGCAGGGGCAGCTCCAGTCCATGTCGATCAGCGTCACCTCCAGGTACTTGATATTGAAGAACTTGAGGCCCATCTTCTCGTCCTTGAGGACGTCCTCGAGGGCAAAGCGGGCGATGCCGGAGTCCTGGTCCTCCACGATCTCCATCAGCCGCCCCACGATGGCGAAGTCGCTGCGGCAGAGGCTCAGCACCATCTTGCTCTTCAGGCGGCACGCCTTGCACTGCAGGCTCTTGGGGAAGGGGCACACGTCCTCACACGTCTCCTTGCTGTCgaagttgttgttgttgcccTCGCAGCCGCCGTAGACGAAGGAGTGGCACTGCTTGAGGATGTAGTTGTAAGCCCAGCGCGGCTCCCAGTTCTGGCAGGGTCCCTGCACcatgggcagcaggcaggtgggCCGGGCGCTGCCCACGCAGGCGGCGTGGCACTCCTCGTACGTCTCAAAGTGGTTCCTGTTGGCCCCGCAGCCGCCGTAGCGGAAGGTGACGCAGGAGCCCTGCTTGGCATCGAAGTGCCAGCGCACCTCCGCGGCCTCGCAGCGCCGCCGGTCCGGCTCCTTCAGGCACTCGGCgctggggaagggctgggggctgccgggccgcggggccgccccgggTTCACGCTTCAGCACCGACAGCGGGAAGTCGGCGCGCAGCAGCCCCGCGGCGTTGCGGGCCGTGCAGGTGTAGATGCCGGCGTCCTCGTGGCGCGCGTTGTAGATGACCAGCTGCCCGATGTTGGTGACCACCACGTTGCCGTACATCTGGTCCGGCCGCATGATGAAGTTCTCGGCGCGCTCACTCTGCTTCTCCCAGGTGATGTCGGGCCGCGGGCGGCCGCTGACGTCGCAGCGGAAGCTGACGGTGCCACCGGCGCGGACCGACTGGTGGAAGGGGTTGCTGTACAGCGCGGGAGGAACCGGCGGCTCCGGGCCCGCTCCTGGTGTGGGCCGGGCCGTGGTCTCGCGTGGCACAGGGCTGGTGTCGGGCCAGGTGAAGATGTGCTTGCATGGCACAGTGGTGAGGCGTGTGCCACGCAGGCAGGCCTCGGCATCCATGTAGCACTTGTTGTAGTAGGTGAGGCCGTCGGAGGCACAGGTGAAGTTGGGCTCCTTCTCGCAGCGGTCCTTGCACTTGCAGACCGGCTGCCCGTCCCAGATGTCGCAGTCGGAGCCCTGCTGGGCGCACACGAAGCTCTCGCAGGACGGCCCGCGGCCCAGCTCCAGTGCCAGCAGGCTGCCATCAGCAAAGCGCGCGGCCACGCAGCTGCGCAGCCCGCACACGTTGGTGCAGCACTTCTCAAAGCCCTCGCAGTCCTGGCCAGGAGGGGACGGCGGTCAGCACCCCAACACCAACCCTCATGCTAACCCCGGTGCCGATCCCAACaccaaccctaaccctgacctGGATGCTCCCAGCCACACGGagctccctcccagccccccacCACCATTTCCAGGCCGACTCAGCGCTCAGCTCCACCTCAGCCCTGCTGACGGGTGGGAgtgaagagcagcagtgatggCCCCCACGGCACAGTGGTACAGGGCTTTGGGCTTCCACAGGCGCCCAGCCTGGATGTGGGCCATTCCTGCTGTTGTGGCTGTGCTGCGCTGTGGCCCGGGGGCTGCGGGCTCCAACAGGCTGAGGTCAGGCAGAACTCATTACAGCAATGAGCTGCAGAGGAGTTGCTCCCTGAAGATGGGCAGCATCATGCTCCTGCCCAGGGAAAACTGAGTGGCCAgggggagcagccccagcatgcCAGCATCCCTCAGTAACTGGGTGGGAGCATACTGGGGGTGTGTGATGGGGGTGTTCCAGCCAGGGCTGATGCCACAGGGCCGTAAGCTGAACCTGTGCCTGCAGAGGTGCTTGAAGCACTTGGGGCACTGCACACTCCTGGGGTGAGGCTGCAGAGAGGCTGAGTTTGCTGggcactgcagccactgccagtAGGACCCCCATTCCAACGCAGCCCAGAGCATCCCTCTGCTCACCACCCTCTCCACCCCCCCCACGGGTGCAGCACCCAAACCCATCCCAGCCATGCCCCTGACTCCCCATAGCTCCCAGCGCTCACCTGGTCTGCCTGGCACTCCCTCTCGCAGGTGCTCTGAGCGTCCACCCACAGGTTGGGGTTCAGCTGGTTGGGGCACACCCCCAGGTGCCGCATCCTGGCCTGCTGTAGGCTCAGCCCGGCGGCGGCCGCCagcaagggcagcagcaggagcagagccgAGCGCATGGGCTCAGCCCCACCGAGCTGCTGCCCGCCAGGACGTGACCGCGGTCCTGGGCGGTCGAAACTCCTGCGAGGCATCtgtgtgccccccccccccccccccgcctcgcCACCAGGCTCGGGGCTGATCACATTGGACGGAGGGAAGGAGACGGAAAGGAAAGTCGGGAGACGGAAAGGAGGAGGACGAGGTGATGTCCAGACCGCTGCGGTTCAGCACGCCGGGTGCACGCTGTCTATCCGGAGATGCCGCCCCGCACCTCGGTCCATCGCTGAGCTCTCAGGGCACCGGGCACGGCGTCGTGTCGCAGCGGCGGCTCCCGGCAGCGCCTCGGCCGCTGCGATGTCCCCGTGCCGGGGGGGCTCAGCGCATCCCTGGCACCCGCAGCCGGGCAGCGCTCGCCGTGCAGTGGCAGCGGGTCCGGGCGCTGCGTGCGTGTGGggcagggttggaaggggaGGACGGGAAGGTTGTAATCTGAATCCCCTCCCTTCTCACTGATGTTTCTGGGTGTTTGGAATGGAAAAGGCGCTGACCTCAGCCTCTAACCCCGTCTGAGCCGATCGGCTGGACAAACACAGGGGGGAGATCAAAGGCAGAATGCGGAAAGTCTCCAAAGGGAGAGAgtgaaaggaggggaaaaaaatgcccGGCCCATGGAGCCGAATTCCTGCAGGATGAGAAAACAGCCAGAGCCTGTTGCCCGCCCCGGGCCTGCGGGTGGGAGGCAgccgcagcccccggccccgcagcaTCTCCAGCTGCAGCGCGGGGCGTCGCGGCCGCGCCGTGGGGCCACGACCCCCATCTCAGGCCCACGTTCCCTCAGCTCCTGCCGGCCGTCCAGGGCCCCACGAGCGCCCAGGTTTGTAGCCAGCCCCCGTCCCCGCTCCAGCAAGCAAATGCCGATGATTTACAGCCCGGCTTTGAGACCTGCCGTGCACCCCGAGCGGGGGAGCGCCTGAAGGCAGCGCCTGGCCGTGCCAGACCGCGGCTGGACACTGCAACCCCACCTCCGCTCGTAGAGCACCTCCGAAGCCGGCCCTAAGCTGGCAGGAGCCGGCCCCGCTCCCAGCCAGACTGCCCTAATCCCCGCTGGAGACGGACCTgggtgcggggggggggggagcgtTAACTCCTGCAGCGCTGCTGACCGCGGCCCCGCGCCTTTGTCCCAGCGCAGCCCGGAGCCCCAGGAGCACCGAAGCCCGCACAGCCCCGCACAACCCGGCCGCGCTCCCTCCCCTGGGTTCCCGTCCGTCTGAGCCGTGCCAGGAGCCGCTGCgcgggcagggagcagagcggGGCCGGCACGAGGAGGAGCCGCAGCCCCCCGGCGGGTACACGGCGCTGCGGAGGGTCGGGATGCGGCCGGGGGAGATAAAGCGTAGTGCTGAGCCGGCCCTGAGCACGCGGGAGAGGTTACGCTGCCCTGGGACGGCGGCGGGCAGGATGGGATTTTGCAAACAGGGACTCGGTTGCGTCAGAGCAGCCCAACCTGAGAGGTGGCACCGCggcctgcagctcagccccatgcGCACAGCCCTGTGCGTGGAGAACCCCCCCGTGCCGCCCCCAAAGCACGCGCTGCAGAGTGCGCTGCAGAGTTCCCCGTCGTAcatccagctctgcacccaTCCTCCGGGGCACCGGCACAGCCCCCCTCCGCCCTTAGGGCAGAAGCAGCGATCCTCCCCCCTGTGATAAACCTTTTCCACTTGAAGGCGCTGTCACAGCTTCTGCCTTTCCAGCACCCCCCGTTCTGCGCACTAAGGTGCAGTAAGGATGGCTCCCACCATCATTTCCCCCACCTGAAGCCAACACAGCCGCTTCCAAGTGGGGCAATGAGAAGGAGGAGCATGGAGAACAAAAAGCTCTCCGTGCCTCTTCCCCAGGCAGGCTTTTACCTTAGCTCAgggctttccaggctgcagccGCTATCTGATTTCCCCCCGGCTCCCTCCCAGACTCAGCAATATTACACTTAAGCTGTTAAAACAAGCGTGGCCAGTCTGGTACGAAGTGGAAAATCTGATCCTGGGGCAGCGAGAGGgcagggggagagggaggtcATGGGGAGGTGGGCTGAGAGCGGGACAGGGTGGGGGGCTCACCATGGCTGGGGGCTGCACAGCCTCACCGCCTCCCCGCGGCCATCAAAGCCGCTCCATGGGTCAGGATTCAGCAGGTCGTGCCCAGCTTGGGAcacaacctcctcctcctcctcctccccagcatCTCCCCCTAAAGAGATACGACTCCTGCACCTCCTGCTTGgcagttcaaaacaaaaaaaggctttaatttATACAAAACAAACCCATGTATAATCAGTTGAACAACACTGACTGACTGTACAAaggaatacaaaaataaaaggacagtCCAAAAAAACCCCTCAGGAATGGTACAAGTGGTGGGGAGCAGCTACAGACTAGTGTTGACATCAGATGCAAGaacctcttttccttttaaattaagaaacaataacaataaaCGGCCGAACAAACACTCCGGGTCcatcttcccttctccttccagaTGGGATCTTCTCGACTTacaggaacaaaaagaacatcAGCTTCGGGCAAAAGGAGCAGGAGGCGGCACAGGGACCGAAGCAGAACCGAGCAGAGGTGTGTGAGGGCAGGGATCCCGGgtgcctgcaggcaggaggcGGCCACGAGCGCCCCTCTCAGCGCCGGTGCGTCACCTGTCGGCTGTATGTCCCCAGcctgccaggctgcagagccagcGATTGTCTTCTGCCTTGTGTTAAGTGATGGCGAACAGGTGCCGGCCGTCTCAGACAGGTTCTGGAAATCCCTCGGACTCCGTGCCGAAATCGGCGCCGCTTTGCTCTCGAGCCAAATCAGCACTACAAAGGATTCTTCTCCTCGCCTCGGCAAGGGCTTGAATTCTCTCCTCGCTCATTTGAGCCGGGCAATAACGCGTGCCAGGGCCAAGCCCTGAACGCCCCCCCCGGCACCAGGCTTTGTTTTGCAGGGGGCTGCGTGCACCGAGGGGCATCAGCTCGGCAGCATCGCTGCGGCTTCATCCTGCCCCGCAGTGCGAGAGGGGCCCCGAGCCGCTGGCTGCGGGACAGAGCagcgctgctctgctgcacGCGGGTGGCTCCCAGTGCTCACGGCGTGGCTGCCCCAGGGAATCCATTGGCACCGCTCAGTAACGCTGCCAGCCCCCAGCCTGGCAGCATTTCAGTCTCCAGGTGAACCAGCAGCACGAACAAGACGCTGCCGTGGGCTGAAGCCGCAGACGCGCAGGCCCTTGCTTGACATCCCCCACACCGCGCACATCTCAGTGCAGCACGCGTCCTCCAAAGCACCGCCGCGGTCCCGCACCGCTGAGCCCTGGGCTCCCTCCTGTTTCCTGCCGCAGCCCTGAGCTGAGCACCACCCCCACGGGACATGCAGCCCCGCTCCAGCTCCTTCACGCTCCAGCAGGAAAAGCCGCTCGGTCCCTTCCCACCTTCATCCAGGAGGAGCCGGAGCTCGGCGGGATGCCTTcgggaaagcagagcaggaggccAGGGCGCGGGGCCGACACGGGGTGCCAGTGCGAGGATCCAGGAGCGCACAGAGCGCGGCACGGCGGAGGTGGGGCTCCGGAAGGGATGGCCGAGACTTGCTCTGACGCAGGACGGTCCACgtcttccctctgctctggaCTCGGCTCCTCGGTCCCTGCTGGCTCTGCGTCCTCGTGCTGAATGAGGCACCTGGGGGGCTTGGAGCCGCCGCTGCCTCGCATCAACCCCACACCTCCGCCTCTCCGCTCTGCCCCTCAGCTCTGCTTCGACCCCAGCCTGCCCCCGGCGCTCACACTTCATGGAATGATCAAAGTAAAGCAGCTTGGGGGGTATGGAATGCACCGATGGTTCCTTCCTTCTGTATATGCAGCATTCAAAAAACCTCCTATCGACCCATGCGGTGGGTCAGAGTCCCTCACAGCATTTGTGTACTCTCATCTTCACGTCCTCCACTTTGCCCCTCTGGCTGCCACTGGTTAAATTAATCCCCTGCTTTATTTACATGGCTGCATAAAATTTTCCCTGactgcttcttaaaaaaaacaccttacaaaacaagtgatatatatatatataatatatatatatgtataatatttacataaagaaaggcagaaggcaAGCAGACTGCTTCCTTCAGCCTCCTCATGGCCAACTCCTGCCTTTTTCAGttcagctctctttttttttggcaacaGCAGGTTAACATCTTGGTGAAAACAGTCACTTatttccctctcccccccctcccttctcttttttagctttgttttttaattcctcaACTACATCCAACAGCCACTATTGCACCAGCAATTCGCTCAGGACTCCAAGAGTTAAAGCCGCAGCACAGATTCTCCTTGCCTACTCCCTTAAGCCTCTCAATCTGCCATTAAATCCATTTCTCCATCGAAACGGGatgagctttttttccccccctttctcccccctTCCCCAACCCGGCAGCTGCTGAATTTTCCACCCCAGGCCGAGAGGTGAAGCCCAAAGCATTCCCAGAGGGTCACCTGGCAGAGTCCTCTCCCCCCTGCAGCCGGCAGCACGCTTCACACCCGGGCCCAAAGCAGAGCACATCGCTGATGCCTGCGTGCAGCGCGGGGAAAGCAGCCGAGGCCCATCCTAAAGGATCCTTGGAAAGGGTGCAGTGTGCAAACATCTGTACATGGGCGTGCGGGAGCACATGGAGCTCACGGCGCCCGTCCTGCTAAGAGATCTTGCAGTTGTTGCGTGAGCAGTTCTGGGGGGGGCTCTGAGGCGGCCGAATGGATTTGGATCTCTTCAGGCTGttgcctttgctgctgctgcctcccccGCTGCTGGCCAGGGAGTAGGAGCGGCCGTGCATCATCACCGCGTTCATCCCGTTGGCCATGGAGAAGGATTTCAGGTGGCTCTTGATGGTGACGGGCAGCGGCAGCTTGTCGATGAGGTGCACGGGGGTGCAGGAAACGATGGCTCGGCAGCACAGGTCCTGCAGGCTGAACACTGCGGGGAGGAGAGAGCGGACAGTCAGGGCCGACACGGCGCAAGGCTGCTTTCTTCCTATACCTCTTTATGCTGTGCAGCTCTTGCTGGTCAGGGGAGAAGAGCTAATGGCAACTCCACTGGAGCCCTGAGCAGAGGCACGGaatcatttgtgttggaagagacctttcaAGATCATCTGGTCCGGCTGCCCTGCAacgaacagggacacctacagctccatcaggcgGCTCCAGCCTGACCCcgagcatctccagggacagggcaccaccagctctctgtgcaacctgcaTCAGTGCTTCACCAAATTACATTTGTTAGAACAACAACCTGGGAATAAAGGCCTCTCAGGCTGCAGCTGAGCGCTGCAAGCCAGCACAAGTCTGCAAGACATCAGCTTTGGTGCCAGCACTGGGCTCAGGCAGCACTGTCTCTGCTTggtgcagccctgctcatggTCCCACTTCCCAGTCACCATTTGGCCCCAAGGAGAGGTCTGGGAAGGAGGCAACgtggccagccctgctgcagggcagccttGCCTGGGACCTGCTcagtgaggagcagctgcagggacgGCTCTTTGCAGGGTGCTCACAGTAATGAACCTCCCTTCAAGCCAGGAGAAGGCTTGCCAGCATGCTCTTAGCTCAGCTGAGCCACATGAATGAGCTGTGGGAAGCCCGTGGGATGGGATTTCCCAGCAGCCGGCCACAGGAGGGCACACGTTCACCTCCAGCCGCTCACTGCTCCCAAGCAGCAAGCAAAGCTGCCTCCAGTCCTAAAGAATCTGGCAGAGCATTTGGCCAGCAGGGCCAGCACACAGGATCTGCTCTTGCTCACTGGAACAGAGTACCCAGACAAAGAAAGGTCACCCGGATGGGAGTGTGAAACTCTTTCTGCCCAGCCTGTCAGTCAGACATGCTGCTACCCCCAGCTAGGAACAGGGGATCCCAAGACTGTTTTGCTTCAAATTCAACGGGCTGAGACATAAGGCAGGCTCTGTTCATGCCACAGACTGTGGACCTGGGTATATATGGAATACCTCAACTCACTGCTCCAAGCCTACAGCAGGGATGGGGTTTAGCCCCATTCAGCTCCTTGCCCTGGGCTCACCCTGCCTCCCTATCTTTCTGGAACAGGAGATACAGGCTCAGACAAGGCTAAGGACAGAGGTGCTTACGCTTGGTGCATCCCACACACACAATCATCTGATTGAAGTGCTTTCAAGTTGTGAGCTTAATTGCCTTTAGCTTTACCTAGAGTAAATGCAGAGGTGTAAGGATGTCCCAGAGCAGTTCAGAGCCTAGACATGCTGAACTGCCCTCTGGAGCTGCACCAGTACGGGCAGCTTGCTCTGGCTCAGCTCTCCTGACTCGAGGCTGTTCACCAGGGCAGGCGCTCTCAGATCCCACAGGTAtgagcacacagacacacagacacacacagacacacagacacacacagacacacacagacacacacagacacagcccCATCTGGGCGCTCCCTCTGCTCCAGCCCACACACAGCCCCCTTTTCTCACTTCCCACCTCGGTTGGGCCTCCAGATCTTCTCCATGCCGTGCCTCATGAGGACGATACGGGACAGCTCTGTGAAGGACTCGATGACGTTGAAGTTGCACAGTGGGCTGACCTCAAAGAACGTCATGCAGTTCTTCTCAGCGTACGCCCGCGCCTGCTCTGTGGGCACCTGTCGTTTGAAGGCCAGGTGAAGTCTGTTTCCCACCAGGATCCGGGGCACCCCTGGGGCatgctgcaaaaagaaaaatggacaTGGAAAAATAGGCATGGCTTGTCTTTAGTGagggcagccagccctgcctAACTTCAATGGAGGTGAAGAGCAAGAGAGAGTAGAAGCTGCTCTGATGCTGAGCAGTCAGTGCTACATAAACAAGGacaatttgttttctcctctctaCAGTTCACTTGATAGGGAACCACAGCACAACCACTCCTGTTCCCGTATCAGAGGTGGCCCCAGCCTGGATTTTGTGACCTGTGCACTTTGGTGCCACATTTATCTCCCCAGCCTCCCCTCAGTGTGCCTGGCCCCTGGGCCAGAAgggccagcagccccagtgTGAAGGGATGGTGTTTGATAGGAAGCCAGCACGCCCCTGGGCCCTTCATGCAGCTCACCTCATCTATTTCCTTTATCCATCGATCTATCCCATCAAAGGACCAGCGGTTGGTGATGTCATACACCAGGAGAATTCCCTGATGGAAGAAAACGTGCAGTCACCAGGTTGCATATGAGGCAAACTAAAAGGGAGATTCACCCAGAAGACCGCTTCTAGACCCAAAAACTGAAAGGCTCAAAGAATGTTCCTCCAGTTGCATTATTTATGTGCTTGATAGGGATAAAATTGATGCAGCAGGtctatcatagaatggtctgggtcACAGAacacagcgctcatccagttccaacccctgctgtgtgcaggtcgccaaccagcagcccaggctgcccagagccacatccagcctggcct
This window of the Lagopus muta isolate bLagMut1 chromosome 15, bLagMut1 primary, whole genome shotgun sequence genome carries:
- the WFIKKN1 gene encoding WAP, Kazal, immunoglobulin, Kunitz and NTR domain-containing protein 1, with translation MPRRSFDRPGPRSRPGGQQLGGAEPMRSALLLLLPLLAAAAGLSLQQARMRHLGVCPNQLNPNLWVDAQSTCERECQADQDCEGFEKCCTNVCGLRSCVAARFADGSLLALELGRGPSCESFVCAQQGSDCDIWDGQPVCKCKDRCEKEPNFTCASDGLTYYNKCYMDAEACLRGTRLTTVPCKHIFTWPDTSPVPRETTARPTPGAGPEPPVPPALYSNPFHQSVRAGGTVSFRCDVSGRPRPDITWEKQSERAENFIMRPDQMYGNVVVTNIGQLVIYNARHEDAGIYTCTARNAAGLLRADFPLSVLKREPGAAPRPGSPQPFPSAECLKEPDRRRCEAAEVRWHFDAKQGSCVTFRYGGCGANRNHFETYEECHAACVGSARPTCLLPMVQGPCQNWEPRWAYNYILKQCHSFVYGGCEGNNNNFDSKETCEDVCPFPKSLQCKACRLKSKMVLSLCRSDFAIVGRLMEIVEDQDSGIARFALEDVLKDEKMGLKFFNIKYLEVTLIDMDWSCPCPNMTAEDGPLIIMGAVHDGMATLDPGSYVRAANDKRVKKIYELMEKKTCDLLNRFQD
- the RAB40C gene encoding ras-related protein Rab-40C, which codes for MGTQGSPVKSYDYLLKFLLVGDSDVGKGEILESLQDGASESPYAYSNGIDYKTTTILLDGRRVKLELWDTSGQGRFCTIFRSYSRGAQGILLVYDITNRWSFDGIDRWIKEIDEHAPGVPRILVGNRLHLAFKRQVPTEQARAYAEKNCMTFFEVSPLCNFNVIESFTELSRIVLMRHGMEKIWRPNRVFSLQDLCCRAIVSCTPVHLIDKLPLPVTIKSHLKSFSMANGMNAVMMHGRSYSLASSGGGSSSKGNSLKRSKSIRPPQSPPQNCSRNNCKIS